Proteins from a single region of Thunnus albacares chromosome 16, fThuAlb1.1, whole genome shotgun sequence:
- the LOC122999864 gene encoding zinc finger MYM-type protein 1-like isoform X2, translating into MNRLRNELQVVHADALFHKPPAELLEMLMKDELTTAISEVCKPLRLMLTIPVTSTSGERSFSYLKRIKTYLKNTCGQERLGHLAKISMESFITEDLKSNGQLYDRVTEHFTTMKDRRMSFLNSTTDSDMDRQGLCFDNVDCCL; encoded by the exons ATGAACAGACTACGAAACGAACTGCAGGTCGTCCATGCGGATGCCCTCTTTCACAAGCCACCAGCTGAGCTGTTGGAGATGCTCATGAAAGATGAACTGACCACTGCCATATCTGAGGTTTGCAAGCCACTGAGGCTGATGCTCACCATACCTGTTACAAGCACATCTGGAGAGAGATCTTTTTCCTACCTGAAAAGGATTAAGACCTACCTTAAAAACACCTGTGGACAGGAGAGACTTGGCCACTTGGCAAAGATATCAATGGAATCCTTCATAACCGAAGACCTGAAGTCCAATGGACAGCTATATGACAGAGTCACTGAGCATTTCACCACGATGAAGGATAGAAGAATGTCCTTCCTCAACAG CACCACGGACAGCGACATGGACCGCCAGGGCCTTTGTTTTGATAATGTGGATTGttgtctttaa
- the LOC122999864 gene encoding zinc finger MYM-type protein 1-like isoform X1, with translation MNRLRNELQVVHADALFHKPPAELLEMLMKDELTTAISEVCKPLRLMLTIPVTSTSGERSFSYLKRIKTYLKNTCGQERLGHLAKISMESFITEDLKSNGQLYDRVTEHFTTMKDRRMSFLNRYSTTDSDMDRQGLCFDNVDCCL, from the exons ATGAACAGACTACGAAACGAACTGCAGGTCGTCCATGCGGATGCCCTCTTTCACAAGCCACCAGCTGAGCTGTTGGAGATGCTCATGAAAGATGAACTGACCACTGCCATATCTGAGGTTTGCAAGCCACTGAGGCTGATGCTCACCATACCTGTTACAAGCACATCTGGAGAGAGATCTTTTTCCTACCTGAAAAGGATTAAGACCTACCTTAAAAACACCTGTGGACAGGAGAGACTTGGCCACTTGGCAAAGATATCAATGGAATCCTTCATAACCGAAGACCTGAAGTCCAATGGACAGCTATATGACAGAGTCACTGAGCATTTCACCACGATGAAGGATAGAAGAATGTCCTTCCTCAACAGGTATag CACCACGGACAGCGACATGGACCGCCAGGGCCTTTGTTTTGATAATGTGGATTGttgtctttaa